TACAAGGATAacttgatttattttaataaatttcttacaCCATTAAACatatttcgtacttttttaagaaaattatcttaaaatacataaaacggtagtttaaattttaaatttatgcaatAAACCCACAATGTTATTGAGAATCGTCATTCGAACATTCTTAATTTTAGCacaatattgataaaaatgtaaatcaCGTTTTCGGTGCACAATGTTaatcacaaaatataaaaaagaaatttgaatGCTGAATTTGCAAAGTCATTGCCAGCagctacatatgtacatattttactcaaaaattattgacataaataaataaattatatgttatgttattattaatcaactccaaaataaaattagttgaattcaaaatttttcagaacaaaaaatatatgtaccttcaattaaaaaaaaatggattcttttcgctttttTGGATTCAATAAACATAAACTCCACATAACGTAAACAAATTACTTAGTgctattaaatgttatttttttggaagtaaattcgttttattttgttaggatttttttaataattgattttatatgaaaaataaataagaataagCATAATTTCACGCTAATATAATGCTTCAAAAGAGCATTTAGTATTATCTAAAGgtgcaatttttttcaaaaaatgtttgtttgatgggaaataaTTAACCCACAAGTTAAAATTATAAGCATCATTACTCCTAAACGGATTGTAAGAAATTAAAtccagttttgaaaaattttgttttttaaatcacattttttcatttattcccagcaaaaataattgatgtcatactttacaaacaacatcttaatcacatctaaaaatgcgataatatatttttcgctcttataaacaatatattgccttacaaatgaaaacccagttaaaagtgaggaaagagatgtagaaaagtcactacaattaaatattcgaagtacatcaaactttggtgaaaaaccaatgaaattaacataaggatgtcattgaacgaattcggcttatttttgacatccaaatatcggatttttattgcatctaaTCTTAATaagatgtagttcatagttgtcaaaaattaacaacatccctccaatgacacgataatgtaaaattcataggtttttcaccaaaattggaaatacttcaagtatgttatttgtggtgaaaattctactcCTTTTCAcacttttttgctgggtacattTATAGTGCATCCAAATTCTTTCAAattacatatgtttatatattttaaatttttcagtagaatagtatactaaagtcggatttaaaatatgtttaccaGTTTGCGATCTATCAAAATATGTCGCCCAAAATCTGTGTTCTGGCCGCAGATATGCAGATGATGGAGAggaaatgttaacaaaataacTTACACCAATATTAGTGCTGAtccaaaaacttaaataaaaggtatgatataaaaatttctaaaatattgcgTGAATCCTAATATGTACGTATCTATCattcatattttaattataatgttaattaatttaaattaacaccATAATATGAAATGTATTTCTGTTTTTTGCGAATAACCaccctaaaataaaaaatgaaaattattttttataaaataacattaaaatttcattacttaCAATATTAAACCAATTGCCAAGAGATAAAAATTTGCACTTAAAATATTGAAGAAACCCGAAAAACTTTTAAGCGTAAACCCATACACGATAGTATATAACGGTGATGCAATAAATGGGACAAAGGCGTTCAAAGCACTAATGAAGGAAAATATCTTGCCtgcaaatttcaaataaattttaaaattaaatacattttttgttctATAGTTCAATACAAACCCAATTCATTTGACGGTAGAATTTTAGTCAAAACTGTACGAAGCATTGGATTGACAATGGATTTTAAAGCACCCAATACGATGGCCAAATATAATTGCCAATTAATAGCTGCGAAACCTTTCATCAAGCAATTACAAACATTTGATAACAATCCCACTATTGCAAGATTTAATAGTGGAATTCGAATAAcctaataaagaaaaaaagaattaaacagCAAATCGAGAAAAAACCATGTAACTAATATAGCAACATTCTCATGCTAATAAGCAATATTAGGTGCTGGTTTTAAGGTATTAACATCGTCATTACAagatattatttacttttcttagcaaccatattccaaatatattTCCTAAAACGGGCACTAAAATACTAAGGGTTTCATATGTGGTATATTCTCTAATGTTCCAATGAAACTTCTCACGTATAAAGAGATAAAATACTGTTACCGACCCATCTTTAATGAAAtagaaatattagtttttaaatataatatagaaTGAAGTGATCACCAACACTCTTACCTACTATAAATGCACAAATTACTAAAGTAGATACAATCAATAAAATTACGGTACGGGTTTCATATTCTCtgaatttaaaacaagttttatacatgtcctttagatttttaatatcaaatagatttttaagaCTCTGCTCCTCCACCAAAGGATTTCCTTCATCATTATTTGGATTATTTCCAGTCGATTGAATTTGTAGACTTTCTGGtattacaaatataataaacaacgTTGCAAACAATAAACACAAAgcagatattgaaaatattaatgtaGATGAAGTGTAATCTCGATATATGTAGCCAGATGTAAAGGATCCCGTCATTAGCCCAATATATATTACGGCTTCGTAGAATACCATTCTAAAGTCCAAACAATTatattaatcatttttattacaaaatagaaatgtattatttgattattttatctGATTATTAAatcgattttaatttaaatttttaatttaatttagaattacAATTACACGTGAGTTGTAATAGACCTAATAATGTCAGATTTACCATCTCAGATTTGAATGAAACTCATCAcacatataataaatacatacataagtacatgaatataaattaaaaatgtcgctttttgaaaaatattttaaaattgcctTAAGGGCATTCTGTTTAAAcacattatttgtttaaaatactttcATTGTATCATAATAGGCtcaataaatattaacataacATACCTATAAATCTGGAACTACTTAAAGTTTATCATTATTcttgattttacttttaaactaaatgtGTTATCTTTAAAAtcgtgtaaataaaatattttatttccaatGACAATTATATAAAAGGTCATTATTGTTTtgtcatacaaatttttcactGGAATATAGAAGAAAGTTAAGGTATCCTCATATGATGtgcttttattgttttcattacGGGGCTGTCTGATATATTTGACATTAAACTATACTCTATGAAAATAGACATTTAGCATTCtgcaagtaaaatattttatttgcaagattttatatttggctttaaattgaaattaaaaacaagtaagagttctatattcggctgtgccgaatcttatatacccttcaccatgatgtgtttaaagccttttgtaccttttgaagaacgaaaaagtaccaaaaagtccccatctatgggtcctcagttaatccgggccatacaaacttaattacatgttcctaggttcaatattgtagaaattgtaaaaaataccttttgaagaacgaaaaagtaccaaaaagtccccttttactggttctcacttaatccgggatatacgaacttaataacatgtttctaggttcaatattatagaaatttcaaaaagtaccttttgaagaatgaaaaagtaccaaaaagtaccctttcatgggtcctcacttaatcctggccatacatacttaattacatgtttctaggtttaatatcgtagaaattgcaaaagtaccttttgaaaaacgaaaaagtaccaataagtccccttttatgggtccttacttaatccgggccatacatacataattacatgtttctaggtttaatatcgtagaaattgcaaaaagtaccttttgaaaaacgaaaaagtaccaaaaagtccccttgtatgggtcctcacttaatccgggccatacatacttaattacatgtttctaggttcaatattgtagaaattgcaaaaagtaccttttgaagaacgaaaaagtaccaaaaagtccccttttatgggtcctcatttaatccgggccatacatacttaattacat
The window above is part of the Lucilia cuprina isolate Lc7/37 chromosome 6, ASM2204524v1, whole genome shotgun sequence genome. Proteins encoded here:
- the LOC111687153 gene encoding proton-coupled folate transporter-like — translated: MLSTLDNENPNEESTLLAKFRRRNTDSVSTTASESLLNGIDMSTDTEFRWRWHTIRFYLVELMVLILVFAYNLSATILKNRIIFQTCTVVFDYNTTDCQKLSTRNTSHYIMDIEEKVQPYVARLFMTSSVIQSIVPAFCGTYVGAWSDRFGRKPLLIASFSGYFLFYAITSIISHFSDAGDVSPWYYLLASLPLSLLGDSVTYSIATLCYISDVSTTEERPYRMVFYEAVIYIGLMTGSFTSGYIYRDYTSSTLIFSISALCLLFATLFIIFVIPESLQIQSTGNNPNNDEGNPLVEEQSLKNLFDIKNLKDMYKTCFKFREYETRTVILLIVSTLVICAFIVDGSVTVFYLFIREKFHWNIREYTTYETLSILVPVLGNIFGIWLLRKVIRIPLLNLAIVGLLSNVCNCLMKGFAAINWQLYLAIVLGALKSIVNPMLRTVLTKILPSNELGKIFSFISALNAFVPFIASPLYTIVYGFTLKSFSGFFNILSANFYLLAIGLILVVIRKKQKYISYYGVNLN